The genomic interval TGCCAATACCTTCGCCAATTTAGGTTTTGAGCCAGAATTTTTCAAAATCTAATATTTAGGTTCTAATAAAATCAAGTAGTTACAATATTAAAAAGTAGAGTTTCAACTTGCTTTATACGTTTGGCGAAGGTATTGTACCTCAATAAGAGTACTCATTATTATGGGAAATGTAATCGCATTACGGCGAACAGGGAATATTTCAACCAACTGAGGAATACTGAATCCTTCTGCACTCAATAAAACTGCTTGCGCTCGCTGTCTGCACCGAGATATAGGATGCTTAAGATACATTTCTTGTCATGTCTGTTCTATTGCTTCTGTAATAGGGCTTACATATTTCATATATTTGAGACTAATAAAATTGAATAATTCACATTGTATCCTAATAATTAAAATATACGAAAACTTGTTATCAAGCACTTAAAACAAGTTTAAAATAAAAAATGGAATTACGGCTATTTTACCTATGGATAACCTCAATAATCAAAGGGAGGAGGAGAACTTTATAAAAAAATTATATGAGTATTTAATACTGCGGATTTGTCATCTTATAAGACTGATTCACTCCCTTTATAAAAATAAATACCCTTTAAAATAAATATTTTGAAAGTCACAATGTAAGACAAAACAAGTTTAAAATAAAAAAATCGAGTGAGTAAAAATTGAGCTATACACAGAATAAGACGAGAAATATATTTTGTTCGTTTAAAATACTGACTATCTCGTCTTATCAAAATCGAACCCAAATATCATGTAAAAAATAACAATCTATAGTGACGTTTCGACTGACTGGAACTATCTATGACTTCGTTGACGATAAAAAAACTGATAACCTAAATAAGCACTTGCAAGTAACAGCATCCATAGACTAACCAACGGGCCAACTAAACCATCATAACTACTGACTAAATAAAGATACTCAGATTGCTGGTTGGTATTAAAAAAATCTTTACTCACTTTTATTTGCCAAACCCAACTGGCATGGTACCCAATACATAAGCCTAAACTCTGTTTAACCTGTGTTCGGATAACAGCAAGAAACACCCCAACCATAAACAAGCCGATAAAAGCGGATAAAATATCAGGATTTAACCAGTTTGAAAACGCTTCGCCCAGTAATTTAAAACCGCTACTAAACTGAACGTCTTCGTATGAAATAGGGGTTTTACTTTTTAAAAAGTGCAAGGCCGCATAGTAAGTTGAACTGATCCCAATCGCGGCGGCTACGGCCATTTTTTTCCGAAGGCTCGTCAGTAAAAGTCCACGAAATAAAGGCTCTTCGGCAAATGAAATTAATAAGGCTAATAATAAGGCGATAGCGATACGTTCAACGGCTTTTAAAATCGTCCAACTTCGACTGGTATCTATAACATGAACATCCAGCCCATACAGAACAATTAATAAGGGCAATAAAGTTAATACGCCTAAACCTATTCCTAAAAAAAGTTGTTTAAAAAAAATGGTTTTGGGGGCAAAGCCTATTTGATTCCACGACAGATTTAAATAATGACGCAAGGGAAAAAGACTTAAAATTAAAAAAATAAGCGTGCCTTTGCTGACTAATTTTCGTAAGGGTAATAGATCGCCTGCGATCATTAAAATAAGATAACTAAGTACACAGGCAATTAAGGCAAGAAAAATTAATAAGGCAAGAGGCGCGAGCGAATAACGTAAATAGTTCATAGTTAGCTTAAAAATTAATTAGTCACGAAAATTATCAAATTGTAACGGCACTTCAAAGGTTTCTGCTTTCAACATCGCCATCACTTGTTGTAAATCATCGCGTTTTTTCCCTGTTACTCGAACTTTCTCACCTTGAATGGCCGCTTGAACTTTGAGTTTTTTTGCTTTAATTAATTTAACTATTTTTTTGGCTAATAACGTTTCTATGCCTTGTTTTAATGTCGCCACTTGATAGGCTATTTTACCTCGAAATTGAGGTTTTTTTATTTCCATACAGGTTAAATCAACCCCTCGTTTAACCAATTTATTTTGTAAAATAATCGACATTTGTTCTAATTGAAATTCCACTTCAGCGGTTAAGGTGATGTCATCCTCTTTGCGTTTAAAATGCGCATCAATGCCTTTAAAATCAAAACGTGTCGTTACTTCTTTATTCGCTTGATCAAGGGCATTATTAACTTCATGCGAGTCGTATTCAGAGATAATATCAAATGAGGGCATAATACCGTGTAAATTGTGAGAAAGACTTCGCACTATAAAGCATCTTAAATAGATTGTCAGGCTGAAAAATAAAAAGTCGATTGTCCGAATTTAGGGAAACGTATTGTCGAAAATTTAACCACAAGACTATTTTGTAAAAAACCTTAAAAAACAAATTATAGTTTTTTAACGCCATTATATTAAAACTTACGTTTATAATGACGCTTTCCTCTCCCATTTTTACGCTTTAATCCGAATCATACGAGGGCGTAAAATTTTTTGAATGGGGTTTAATACCCATTCTTAAGCATTGGATGTTCGTTTATAACGATCAAATTAAGATAAGAGTTAAGCTGAGATCTAAGGGCTTTATTTTGTCTTAAAAAATCTTTAAATTTAAACCTTTAACTAAAAAAAATAATGATATGTTTGAAATTGAATACGAGTTACGCGAAGAAGATTTAGTGACGTTTAACGAAATGCGTTTAAAAAATAATACCGAGATACAAGCAACGTTGCGCAAAAATCGTTTATTTGTGCCTGCGGTGATGTTATTTATTGCGATGTTTTATTATCTTTATTACAGTGATTTAACAACGTCTCTTTATGTTACTTTCATCGCGGTGGGCTGGGGAGTGGTTTCACCTTATATTATTAAAATGGATATGCGCCGCCAAATTTTAGAGGGCTATGGTGAAGAGGAAAGAGAAGAGATTTTAGGGGAACATAAATTGGTGATTACCCAAGAGCATTTATTAGATAAAGCCCCTGGAGGTAAGCATAAATTTATGTGGGAAGATATGGTACGCGTCGAGTATGCGAATAAAGCCGTTTATATTTATAGTGATTTAGACAGTGCTTTAATTATTCCTGTGGAAACACTTAAAAGTGGTAATGTAGAAAAATTTGCAGAACAAGCTGAAAAAATGATTGAGCGTTTAAGTTAAAACTTACGTTCGCTAAAAACCAACCTTGATACAAAAAGCAGTCTACTGGCTTATAATAGTGGCTTTAAAAATACGACATTAAATAATAAATAGAGGCAAAAAAGTGAAAACAGAAGTTTTAGTCTTAGGGGGCGGCCCTGGAGGTTATAGTGCGGCTTTTAGAGCGGCTGATTTAGGCAAAAAAGTCACCTTAGTTGAACGTTATTCCGTTTTAGGCGGGGTCTGTTTAAATGTGGGCTGTATTCCCTCAAAAACGTTGTTACATGCCGCATCGGTTATTAATGAAGCAAAAGAAATTTCTGAGTATGGCATTAGTTTTGACGCGCCGAAAATAGATTTAAAAAAATTGAAGGCCACTAAAGATAAAGTCAGTAAACAGTTAACGACAGGGCTTGCAGGACTGGCTAAACAACGTAATGTTACGATTGTTCAAGGGTTAGGCACATTTTCATCCTCAAATACACTTACCGTTCAAGGGGCGGCCGTCACTGAAATTGAATTTGAACAGGCGATTATTGCGGTGGGGTCTCAAGCGGTTAAAATTCCGTCCTTTCCTAATGAGGATTCCCGCTTAATGGATTCGACCGATGCCTTAGCTTTGGATGATGTTCCTGAAAAATTATTGATTATTGGCGGTGGAATCATTGGTTTAGAAATGGCCACGGTTTATGATGTCCTAGGCAGTCAAATTAGTCTTGTTGAAATGCAAAACCAAATTATTCCAGGGTGTGATAAGGATTTAATTCGTCCTTTAATGCAAAAAATAAAAAAATCCTACCAGAAAATTTTACTTTCTACGGCGGTTGAAAGTATTGAAGCCTTAGATGAGGGTTTAAAAGTAAGTTTTTCAGGGGATAAACATGAGGCTGAAATTTTTGATAAAGTGTTAGTTTCAGTCGGTCGTCGCCCTAATGGACATTTAATCTCGGCGGATAAAGCAGGGATTGACGTTGATGAACGCGGGTTCATTAAGGTTGATTTACAACAGCGTACTAACGTTAGCCATATTTATGCCATTGGGGATGTCGTTGGAAATCCTATGTTAGCGCATAAAGCCGTTCATGAAGGTAAAATTGCCGCCGAAGTGATTGCTGGGCATAAGTCACAATGGCAAGCCCTCACCATTCCATCAGTTGCGTATACAGATCCTGAAATTGCATGGATGGGGTTAACTGAAAATGAAGCAAAAGCGCAGGGTATTGACTATGATAAAGGCGCTTTTCCTTGGGCAGCCAGTGGTCGCGCTTTAAGTATGGGTCGAAAAGAAGGTCTTACAAAAATTTTATCAGATAAGGAAACAGGACGCATTTTAGGCGCAGGAATGACAGGCGTAAATGCAGGGGAATTACTTGCCGAAGCGGTATTAGCCTTGGAAATGGGCGCGTGTGTTGATGATATTGCACTCACGATCCATGCGCATCCCACACTCTCTGAAACCTTTGCCTTTGCCGCAGAAATGATTGAAGGTTCAATTACTGATTTAATGCCACCGAAAAAGCGATGAAAAAAATAGTAACCAATAAAAACATAATGACCAATTTAATTGCTTTATTGGTGATTCTAATTGCTTACCCCTTAGGCTCTGAATTTTTAAAATCAGTGGGGTTTTTTGCCTTATCGGGGGCGATTACAAACTGGTTAGCCATTCACATGTTGTTTGAAAAAGTTCCTTTTCTTTATGGTTCGGGGGTGATTCCACAGCGTTTTGAGGAATTTAAAACGGCCATAAAAACCTTAATGATGGAGCAATTTTTTACTGTTGAAAATATTGAACAATTTATTGAAACCGAAGAGCAACAAGGTGATAAAGTTTTAAATCTTGATCCGCTGCTTAATGCGGTTGATTACGATAAAATTTATCTAGGGTTAGTCAGTGCTATTATGGAATCATCCTTTGGAAGTATGCTGGAAATGATGGGTGGTAAAGAAGTATTAGTCCCTATTAAGGAACCGTTTACACTTAAAATGCAACAAACACTGAGTGAGATGGTGGCCTCTGATAATTTTAAAACGGCCTTAAAACAAGGCTTAAATGCGCATAAAATAGGGGAAGATATTTTAGGTAACATTGAAACAGTTATTGATAAACGTCTCAATGAATTAACCCCTGAAATGGTTAAAGAAATGGTACAAGCGATTATCCGTGAACATTTAGGATGGTTAGTTGTTTGGGGCGGTGTTTTGGGTGGTGCTTTAGGCGCAATATTTAGCTTTGCTTAATACTTTTTGGGATGAAATTTTAATAACATGATGAGATGTCAATAAGCGGATGCTTTTTTGAGTTATGATAACCCATCGGGTTATCAGTTTTTGATTCAACCACTCAGATGAATAAATTTTTATTCCTCAACTATTTTTGGGTTATATTAGCGGAGACTACGCCGCTTAGTCTGAGATTAAGGCTTGAAAAACGTTAGCTGATGTCATTCTTTAAGCATGAAATAAACATACTTCAACCCCTAATAATTTTTTAAGAATTAGGCTTAATTACTATGAGTTATGAATTAGACCCTAAAGAAGCGTATCTTTATGGGGTATTGTTGGAGCTAACTAAAAAGCAAGTCACGGCTATGCATAAACAGTTAGCGGGCAATTTGGGAATTTGGGGAAAATCAAGACTAAATTCTAGAACCAAAGAAATACAAAAAATAATCTTTCATTTATTTAATAAAAAAAATGCGTCGAGTAAAGAAATATTGTCTAAAGTATTAGCTGATTTTAAATTTATAGAATCGGATACGGCACTCTGGGCTGATACCACGTCAGAGGAAATTAATTACTTACGAACCGTTTTAAAGCAACTGGTTTAAACGCTCGTTTAAGGGGCGTCTTTAACGTCATTTGCTTGTAACAACTACGGTTTTTCGGGATAATCAAATCCATTCTAATTTTTAAGATAAAACAACAGGGGACTAATAAAATGAGTCATGTCATTAGAAGTGGCGATACCTTGGGAGAAATTGCCCAACGTTATAATGTTACCGTTGCACAAATATTAGCCGCGAATCCTAGAATTCGTAATGCTAATCAGATTAGAGTCGGTCAAGCGATTAAAATTCCTGGCCGTAAAATAAAATATACCAGTAATCCTAAAAATGTAAAAATATCCAGAAAACCCAAGACAACCTCGCGTTCTCAGGCTTCAAAAGAAAATAGCGATGAAGACGGTACCCCTGTTTCAAATGTTCATACCGTTAAGCGCGGTGAGAGTTTAGATAAAATAGCTCGAAAATATGATCTTACGGTGAGTAAACTTTTAAAGTTAAACCCATCGATTAAAAATGCCAATCGTATTCGTATTGGCCAAAAAATTATCATTCCGTCACCCTCGTTATTCACTCAAATTAAAGATTTTTTTAGTTTTGGTTGGCTGCATCAGTCTAATAAGTTTGTTGAAATTAATCCTTATGAGGTAGCAACTGAAAATGAAATCAGTGCCGCCGATGTTGTTTTAGATAAAGATGGTTCGCTTATTCCCGATACCACTGAAATAACTGAGGAAGAACAATTTAATCGCAAGGTTTTTTTTACCACCTATCGAAAAATATTTGGATCCTTAAAACAGCATCAAGTTAATGGGTTAAGTTCATTACTGGATTCATTAGAACGCGATGAAGAAATTACGGATATTCAGTATATGGCTTATATGTTGGCAACGGTAAAGCATGAAACCGCGAACCGTTTTCAACCGATTACAGAATATGGCGGGCGGTCTTATTTTAATAAATATGATTCTATTCTGGCGAATACATCACGTCGCCGTTCGCGAGCTAAACGCAATGGCAATACTAAGCGCGGGGATGGTTATAAATATCGCGGGCGTGGGTTTGTGCAAATTACGTGGCAAAAAAACTATAAGAATTTGGGCGATGCTTTAGGGCATGATTTAGTGAATAATCCTGAAAAAGCCTTAGATCCTGTTATTGCGTATCAAATTATGTCGTACGGAATGCGAAAAGGTACGTTTACAGGTCGCCGTTTAAGTCAGTATCTCTCTAAAGAGCGTACCGATTATCGAAATGCGCGAAAAATTATCAATGGCTTAGATAAAGCCAATTTAATTAAACGTCATGCTGAAAACTTTGAAAGAATTCTTAGAAAGGCGGTTGTTTAACCTTGAATCGTAACAACCTAAGATGTAGAGAACGGCTAGATCACCTCTCTACATCATTATTTACCCGTATTCTTTCTTAACGGACTAATGTTATGCCTTAGCGTGAAAAAACAAATTTTGCGTAACATCAGTTAGCTTAATAGCATTAGTCAGCATTCTTTATTATAAATAGAGCAAAGGTTTTTTTTGAATTCCTCCTTATTTATTTCTTCCTTCCCCTTAATTAATTTTAACGCTTATGTGGTTTAAAAATCTTTCACTTTTTCGTCTTACCGAATCGTTTAGCCTTTCTAGCAATGAACTCGCTGAAAAGTTACAATCGATGGCGTTTAGCCCTTGTGGCAATCATGATGAATCAAGCTTTGGCTGGACATCCCCTTTAGGGCGAGGTTCGGATTCATTAATTTATGAAGCCAATGGCTTTATTATGCTGTGTGCAAAAAAAGAAGAAAAAGTATTACCTGCCGCCGTGATTAATGAAATGGTACAGGAAAAAGTTTTGGAACTTGAAACCCAGCAAGGGTCTAAGTTATCAAAGAAAGAACGAAGTACGATTAAAGATGAACTAATATTTGATTTACTA from Methylococcales bacterium carries:
- a CDS encoding CPBP family intramembrane metalloprotease, with protein sequence MNYLRYSLAPLALLIFLALIACVLSYLILMIAGDLLPLRKLVSKGTLIFLILSLFPLRHYLNLSWNQIGFAPKTIFFKQLFLGIGLGVLTLLPLLIVLYGLDVHVIDTSRSWTILKAVERIAIALLLALLISFAEEPLFRGLLLTSLRKKMAVAAAIGISSTYYAALHFLKSKTPISYEDVQFSSGFKLLGEAFSNWLNPDILSAFIGLFMVGVFLAVIRTQVKQSLGLCIGYHASWVWQIKVSKDFFNTNQQSEYLYLVSSYDGLVGPLVSLWMLLLASAYLGYQFFYRQRSHR
- a CDS encoding YajQ family cyclic di-GMP-binding protein, producing MPSFDIISEYDSHEVNNALDQANKEVTTRFDFKGIDAHFKRKEDDITLTAEVEFQLEQMSIILQNKLVKRGVDLTCMEIKKPQFRGKIAYQVATLKQGIETLLAKKIVKLIKAKKLKVQAAIQGEKVRVTGKKRDDLQQVMAMLKAETFEVPLQFDNFRD
- a CDS encoding YcxB family protein — its product is MFEIEYELREEDLVTFNEMRLKNNTEIQATLRKNRLFVPAVMLFIAMFYYLYYSDLTTSLYVTFIAVGWGVVSPYIIKMDMRRQILEGYGEEEREEILGEHKLVITQEHLLDKAPGGKHKFMWEDMVRVEYANKAVYIYSDLDSALIIPVETLKSGNVEKFAEQAEKMIERLS
- the lpdA gene encoding dihydrolipoyl dehydrogenase, which encodes MKTEVLVLGGGPGGYSAAFRAADLGKKVTLVERYSVLGGVCLNVGCIPSKTLLHAASVINEAKEISEYGISFDAPKIDLKKLKATKDKVSKQLTTGLAGLAKQRNVTIVQGLGTFSSSNTLTVQGAAVTEIEFEQAIIAVGSQAVKIPSFPNEDSRLMDSTDALALDDVPEKLLIIGGGIIGLEMATVYDVLGSQISLVEMQNQIIPGCDKDLIRPLMQKIKKSYQKILLSTAVESIEALDEGLKVSFSGDKHEAEIFDKVLVSVGRRPNGHLISADKAGIDVDERGFIKVDLQQRTNVSHIYAIGDVVGNPMLAHKAVHEGKIAAEVIAGHKSQWQALTIPSVAYTDPEIAWMGLTENEAKAQGIDYDKGAFPWAASGRALSMGRKEGLTKILSDKETGRILGAGMTGVNAGELLAEAVLALEMGACVDDIALTIHAHPTLSETFAFAAEMIEGSITDLMPPKKR
- a CDS encoding DUF445 domain-containing protein; its protein translation is MKKIVTNKNIMTNLIALLVILIAYPLGSEFLKSVGFFALSGAITNWLAIHMLFEKVPFLYGSGVIPQRFEEFKTAIKTLMMEQFFTVENIEQFIETEEQQGDKVLNLDPLLNAVDYDKIYLGLVSAIMESSFGSMLEMMGGKEVLVPIKEPFTLKMQQTLSEMVASDNFKTALKQGLNAHKIGEDILGNIETVIDKRLNELTPEMVKEMVQAIIREHLGWLVVWGGVLGGALGAIFSFA
- a CDS encoding LysM peptidoglycan-binding domain-containing protein, which produces MSHVIRSGDTLGEIAQRYNVTVAQILAANPRIRNANQIRVGQAIKIPGRKIKYTSNPKNVKISRKPKTTSRSQASKENSDEDGTPVSNVHTVKRGESLDKIARKYDLTVSKLLKLNPSIKNANRIRIGQKIIIPSPSLFTQIKDFFSFGWLHQSNKFVEINPYEVATENEISAADVVLDKDGSLIPDTTEITEEEQFNRKVFFTTYRKIFGSLKQHQVNGLSSLLDSLERDEEITDIQYMAYMLATVKHETANRFQPITEYGGRSYFNKYDSILANTSRRRSRAKRNGNTKRGDGYKYRGRGFVQITWQKNYKNLGDALGHDLVNNPEKALDPVIAYQIMSYGMRKGTFTGRRLSQYLSKERTDYRNARKIINGLDKANLIKRHAENFERILRKAVV